Below is a window of Ruegeria sp. THAF33 DNA.
TGACGGTGGGTCGTTCACAACCCGTCGCGTTGTTGCCATTCAAAATGGCAAGCAGATCCTGAATATGTCAGCTTCCTTTCACGTTCAGGATGAAGGTTGGGATCATCAGCATCCGATGCCAACCGTGAATCCTCCACAGACATACCCATCACGTTCCGAGCTTCGACACGCATATGTGGATCGCGTGCCCGAAGGTTTTCGCGGTGAGCTTCTGCGTGAACGCCCGATCGAAGTCCGCGAGGTGGACCATCTGGATCCGTTCAACCCCGAAGTGTCGGACGACCGCAATAAAACCTGGTTTCGCATGGCGGCTGCCGCGTCTGCGGACGCAAAAACTCAACATCTGCTTTTGGCCTATGCGTCAGATATGAACCTGATGTCGTCAGGTTTGCGACCGCACGGGCTGAGCTGGTTTTCCGGAGAGTTCAACGGCGCCAGTCTGGACCATGC
It encodes the following:
- a CDS encoding acyl-CoA thioesterase II, producing MTEAERILLDLLDIERLEVDLFRGTGSGGETPTRIFGGQVIAQALAAAYRTVEDRLCHSLHAYFIRPGNPDKPVIYQVDRARDGGSFTTRRVVAIQNGKQILNMSASFHVQDEGWDHQHPMPTVNPPQTYPSRSELRHAYVDRVPEGFRGELLRERPIEVREVDHLDPFNPEVSDDRNKTWFRMAAAASADAKTQHLLLAYASDMNLMSSGLRPHGLSWFSGEFNGASLDHALWFHAPVKFQNWHLYVMDSPWTGQGRSFNRGSIYSEDGTLVASVAQEGLMRKVQKKR